A stretch of the Capsicum annuum cultivar UCD-10X-F1 chromosome 10, UCD10Xv1.1, whole genome shotgun sequence genome encodes the following:
- the LOC107844050 gene encoding uncharacterized protein LOC107844050 isoform X1 has protein sequence MEAIPGTNLMSSSSPLSGTTGASPDRESVESGAKKSSISSGGRVHDRKEFLHRFVDSESLTENLKTWYEETIENSTHKEPSFDVPFELIDLQKFDYALGGVPFQQLIRMPSAIYASTSGAAEATAYLALEDFLHASVKGLWEAFWGQDETLPFYVSCVYSSNLRFYQAEKAISKGRLGGLCATAVMLKNPRHPQGKWDDILELAILRSDIGSLATVENDRKPCLSILGEALFLALRVLVARSISRSNIPLSLNSVFVLLVDTQYGGVLKVEGDIRKLEMDLNDVYGCAAEWVKNNASITISPIDRIWNKLGNANWGDIGALQALYATFHSITQYAGMSKNSIEDLAADHSARLQARRIERQLGDSWVNGNGLFRFQQRSASPEIVEVHEESFRLEPDKSMKLEIGSIVLIEDSNWKKEYQINEVLTDGEIPYYIASSVEDPDTTSFLYVGSHPSQLEPAWEDMKLWYQVQRQSKVLGVMKQKELSSKYLPQLNASGRIIHPGQCRRPSSGGNCDRQGCGTPVLVTSPVGRTVADMVRLGQFGTDEAIRCCHDCLSALSAAASAGIRHGDIRSENVIFVNAGVRQTYFVLIGWGHAILEERDRPAMNLHFSSTNALQEGKLCSASDAESLVYMLYFSSGSHMPNLDSVEGALQWRETAWSKRLIQQKLGDISAVLKAFADYVDSLCGTPYPMNFDIWLTRLKRHIPEEDHGKQIDTSS, from the exons ATGGAAG CAATTCCCGGAACAAATCTAATGAGTTCATCATCTCCTTTATCTGGCACTACAGGTGCATCTCCAGACCGTGAATCTGTGGAGTCTGGTGCAAAAAAATCCAGTATATCTTCAGGTGGCAGGGTTCATGATCGGAAAGAGTTTCTACATAGGTTTGTAGATAGTGAAAGCCTCACCGAAAACCTTAAAACGTGGTATGAAGAAACAATAGAAAATTCAACTCATAAAGAACCCTCGTTTGATGTCCCTTTTGAGTTGATAGATCTTCAAAAGTTTGATTATGCTTTGGGAGGAGTTCCTTTTCAGCAGCTGATTCGTATGCCCAGTGCTATTTATGCCTCAACTTCTGGTGCTGCGGAAGCAACTGCTTATCTTGCTCTGGAAGATTTTTTACATGCAAGTGTGAAGGGTTTGTGGGAGGCATTTTGGGGTCAGGATGAAACGTTGCCCTTCTATGTTTCTTGTGTCTATAGTTCAAACCTAAGATTCTATCAGGCTGAGAAAGCCATTTCTAAAGGGAGACTAGGAGGTCTTTGTGCCACAGCTGTAATGCTAAAGAACCCAAGGCATCCACAAGGGAAGTGGGATGATATTCTGGAGCTTGCTATTCTAAGGTCCGATATTGGAAGCCTTGCTACAGTAGAGAATGACCGTAAACCTTGTCTCTCAATTTTAGGTGAAGCTTTATTCTTGGCTCTAAGAGTATTGGTTGCAAGAAGCATCAGCAGATCCAATATTCCTCTCAGTTTGAATTCAGTTTTTGTTCTTTTAGTTGACACTCAATATGGTGGGGTCCTGAAAGTTGAAGGAGATATAAGAAAGTTGGAAATGGATTTGAATGATGTATATGGTTGTGCTGCTGAATGGGTCAAGAATAATGCTTCAATTACTATTTCTCCCATCGATCGGATCTGGAACAAGCTTGGAAATGCTAATTGGGGGGATATCGGGGCTTTACAGGCACTTTATGCGACCTTCCACTCGATCACACAATATGCTGGAATGTCAAAGAATTCGATTGAAGATTTGGCTGCTGACCACAGTGCTCGTCTTCAGGCAAGAAGAATTGAAAGACAACTTGGGGATAGCTGGGTGAATGGAAATGGTTTGTTTCGCTTCCAGCAGCGTAGCGCTTCACCTGAAATTGTTGAAGTACATGAAGAATCCTTCAGGTTAGAACCTGACAAGTCCATGAAGCTGGAAATCGGTTCAATTGTGCTGATAGAAGATTCAAACTGGAAGAAGGAATATCAGATAAATGAAGTACTAACAGATGGAGAGATTCCGTATTATATTGCATCTTCTGTTGAAGATCCTGATACGACTTCGTTTTTGTATGTTGGTTCACATCCTTCTCAGCTGGAACCAGCATGGGAAGATATGAAGCTGTGGTATCAAGTTCAGAGGCAGTCAAAGGTATTGGGTGTTATGAAGCAAAAGGAATTGTCTAGCAAGTATCTACCTCAATTGAATGCATCTGGACGGATAATTCACCCTGGCCAATGCAGGAGACCAAGCTCGGGTGGTAACTGTGATCGTCAAGGGTGTGGAACCCCAGTTCTAGTGACTAGTCCCGTGGGCAGAACAGTAGCTGATATGGTGAGACTTGGCCAATTTGGTACTGATGAGGCTATTAGGTGTTGCCATGACTGCTTATCTGCCCTTTCGGCAGCTGCCTCAGCTGGCATTCGGCACGGCGATATCAGATCTGAGAATGTTATTTTTGTTAATGCTGGTGTGAGACAGACTTATTTCGTTCTCATTGGTTGGGGACATGCTATTTTAGAAGAGAGGGATCGTCCTGCAATGAATTTACATTTCTCCTCTACGAATGCGCTTCAAGAAGGGAAACTGTGCTCAGCGTCTGATGCGGAGAGTCTGGTCTACATGCTTTACTTCTCTTCTGGCAGTCACATGCCCAATTTGGATTCAGTTGAAGGGGCACTGCAGTGGAGGGAAACCGCTTGGTCAAAAAGGTTGATCCAACAAAAGCTAGGAGATATTTCTGCCGTCTTGAAAGCATTTGCAGATTATGTTGACAGCCTCTGTGGAACACCATATCCTATGAATTTTGATATCTGGCTCACAAGGTTAAAGAGACATATTCCCGAGGAAGATCATGGAAAGCAGATTGATACCTCGAGTTAG
- the LOC107844050 gene encoding uncharacterized protein LOC107844050 isoform X2, with protein MEGASPDRESVESGAKKSSISSGGRVHDRKEFLHRFVDSESLTENLKTWYEETIENSTHKEPSFDVPFELIDLQKFDYALGGVPFQQLIRMPSAIYASTSGAAEATAYLALEDFLHASVKGLWEAFWGQDETLPFYVSCVYSSNLRFYQAEKAISKGRLGGLCATAVMLKNPRHPQGKWDDILELAILRSDIGSLATVENDRKPCLSILGEALFLALRVLVARSISRSNIPLSLNSVFVLLVDTQYGGVLKVEGDIRKLEMDLNDVYGCAAEWVKNNASITISPIDRIWNKLGNANWGDIGALQALYATFHSITQYAGMSKNSIEDLAADHSARLQARRIERQLGDSWVNGNGLFRFQQRSASPEIVEVHEESFRLEPDKSMKLEIGSIVLIEDSNWKKEYQINEVLTDGEIPYYIASSVEDPDTTSFLYVGSHPSQLEPAWEDMKLWYQVQRQSKVLGVMKQKELSSKYLPQLNASGRIIHPGQCRRPSSGGNCDRQGCGTPVLVTSPVGRTVADMVRLGQFGTDEAIRCCHDCLSALSAAASAGIRHGDIRSENVIFVNAGVRQTYFVLIGWGHAILEERDRPAMNLHFSSTNALQEGKLCSASDAESLVYMLYFSSGSHMPNLDSVEGALQWRETAWSKRLIQQKLGDISAVLKAFADYVDSLCGTPYPMNFDIWLTRLKRHIPEEDHGKQIDTSS; from the exons ATGGAAG GTGCATCTCCAGACCGTGAATCTGTGGAGTCTGGTGCAAAAAAATCCAGTATATCTTCAGGTGGCAGGGTTCATGATCGGAAAGAGTTTCTACATAGGTTTGTAGATAGTGAAAGCCTCACCGAAAACCTTAAAACGTGGTATGAAGAAACAATAGAAAATTCAACTCATAAAGAACCCTCGTTTGATGTCCCTTTTGAGTTGATAGATCTTCAAAAGTTTGATTATGCTTTGGGAGGAGTTCCTTTTCAGCAGCTGATTCGTATGCCCAGTGCTATTTATGCCTCAACTTCTGGTGCTGCGGAAGCAACTGCTTATCTTGCTCTGGAAGATTTTTTACATGCAAGTGTGAAGGGTTTGTGGGAGGCATTTTGGGGTCAGGATGAAACGTTGCCCTTCTATGTTTCTTGTGTCTATAGTTCAAACCTAAGATTCTATCAGGCTGAGAAAGCCATTTCTAAAGGGAGACTAGGAGGTCTTTGTGCCACAGCTGTAATGCTAAAGAACCCAAGGCATCCACAAGGGAAGTGGGATGATATTCTGGAGCTTGCTATTCTAAGGTCCGATATTGGAAGCCTTGCTACAGTAGAGAATGACCGTAAACCTTGTCTCTCAATTTTAGGTGAAGCTTTATTCTTGGCTCTAAGAGTATTGGTTGCAAGAAGCATCAGCAGATCCAATATTCCTCTCAGTTTGAATTCAGTTTTTGTTCTTTTAGTTGACACTCAATATGGTGGGGTCCTGAAAGTTGAAGGAGATATAAGAAAGTTGGAAATGGATTTGAATGATGTATATGGTTGTGCTGCTGAATGGGTCAAGAATAATGCTTCAATTACTATTTCTCCCATCGATCGGATCTGGAACAAGCTTGGAAATGCTAATTGGGGGGATATCGGGGCTTTACAGGCACTTTATGCGACCTTCCACTCGATCACACAATATGCTGGAATGTCAAAGAATTCGATTGAAGATTTGGCTGCTGACCACAGTGCTCGTCTTCAGGCAAGAAGAATTGAAAGACAACTTGGGGATAGCTGGGTGAATGGAAATGGTTTGTTTCGCTTCCAGCAGCGTAGCGCTTCACCTGAAATTGTTGAAGTACATGAAGAATCCTTCAGGTTAGAACCTGACAAGTCCATGAAGCTGGAAATCGGTTCAATTGTGCTGATAGAAGATTCAAACTGGAAGAAGGAATATCAGATAAATGAAGTACTAACAGATGGAGAGATTCCGTATTATATTGCATCTTCTGTTGAAGATCCTGATACGACTTCGTTTTTGTATGTTGGTTCACATCCTTCTCAGCTGGAACCAGCATGGGAAGATATGAAGCTGTGGTATCAAGTTCAGAGGCAGTCAAAGGTATTGGGTGTTATGAAGCAAAAGGAATTGTCTAGCAAGTATCTACCTCAATTGAATGCATCTGGACGGATAATTCACCCTGGCCAATGCAGGAGACCAAGCTCGGGTGGTAACTGTGATCGTCAAGGGTGTGGAACCCCAGTTCTAGTGACTAGTCCCGTGGGCAGAACAGTAGCTGATATGGTGAGACTTGGCCAATTTGGTACTGATGAGGCTATTAGGTGTTGCCATGACTGCTTATCTGCCCTTTCGGCAGCTGCCTCAGCTGGCATTCGGCACGGCGATATCAGATCTGAGAATGTTATTTTTGTTAATGCTGGTGTGAGACAGACTTATTTCGTTCTCATTGGTTGGGGACATGCTATTTTAGAAGAGAGGGATCGTCCTGCAATGAATTTACATTTCTCCTCTACGAATGCGCTTCAAGAAGGGAAACTGTGCTCAGCGTCTGATGCGGAGAGTCTGGTCTACATGCTTTACTTCTCTTCTGGCAGTCACATGCCCAATTTGGATTCAGTTGAAGGGGCACTGCAGTGGAGGGAAACCGCTTGGTCAAAAAGGTTGATCCAACAAAAGCTAGGAGATATTTCTGCCGTCTTGAAAGCATTTGCAGATTATGTTGACAGCCTCTGTGGAACACCATATCCTATGAATTTTGATATCTGGCTCACAAGGTTAAAGAGACATATTCCCGAGGAAGATCATGGAAAGCAGATTGATACCTCGAGTTAG
- the LOC107844051 gene encoding calmodulin: MADQLTDDQISEFKEAFSLFDKDGDGCITTKELGTVMRSLGQNPTEAELQDMINEVDADGNGTIDFPEFLNLMARKMKDTDSEEELKEAFRVFDKDQNGFISAAELRHVMTNLGEKLTDEEVDEMIREADVDGDGQINYDEFVKVMMAK; this comes from the exons aTGGCAGATCAGCTCACCGATGATCAGATCTCTGAGTTTAAGGAGGCTTTCAGCCTATTCGATAAGGACGGAGATG GTTGCATTACAACTAAGGAGCTTGGGACTGTGATGAGGTCGTTGGGACAGAATCCAACTGAAGCTGAGCTCCAGGACATGATAAATGAAGTGGATGCTGATGGTAATGGAACCATAGACTTCCCAGAGTTCTTGAACCTCATGGCCAGGAAGATGAAGGATACAGACTCAGAGGAGGAGCTGAAGGAGGCATTCAGAGTGTTTGACAAGGACCAGAATGGTTTCATCTCTGCTGCTGAGCTCCGTCACGTGATGACAAACCTTGGCGAGAAGCTTACTGATGAAGAAGTTGATGAAATGATCAGGGAGGCCGATGTGGACGGTGATGGGCAAATTAACTATGATGAATTTGTTAAGGTCATGATGGCCAAGTGA
- the LOC107844049 gene encoding proteasome subunit alpha type-3, which produces MSSIGTGYDLSVTTFSPDGRVFQIEYAAKAVDNSGTVVGIKCKDGIVLGVEKLIASKMMLPGSNRRIHSVHRHSGMAVAGLAADGRQIVARAKSEATSFESVYGEPIPVKELAERVASYVHLCTLYWWLRPFGCGVILGGYDRDGPQLYLVEPSGVSYRYFGAAIGKGRQAAKTEIEKLKLSEMTCRQGVIEVAKIIYGVHDEAKDKDFELEMSWVCDESNRQHQKVPDNLLEEAKTAAKAALEEMDAD; this is translated from the exons ATGAGTAGCATAGGTACAGGATATGACTTGTCGGTGACGACATTTTCACCGGACGGCAGAGTATTTCAGATCGAATACGCCGCCAAAGCTGTTGATAACAGCGGTACTGTTGTTGGAATCAAATGCAAAGATGGAATCGTTTTG GGAGTGGAGAAGTTGATTGCGTCTAAGATGATGTTGCCTGGATCCAACCGTCGAATTCACTCCGTTCATCGCCATTCCGGCATG GCTGTTGCAGGTTTGGCTGCAGATGGTAGGCAAATTGTTGCCCGAGCCAAGTCTGAAGCAACCAGCTTTGAAAG TGTATATGGTGAGCCAATTCCAGTGAAAGAACTTGCAGAACGTGTTGCTAGTTATGTGCATTTATGCACACTGTACTGGTGGCTCAG GCCTTTCGGATGTGGGGTGATTCTTGGAGGATATGATAGAGACGGACCTCAACTATACCTGGTTGAGCCTTCTGGTGTCTCCTAT AGGTACTTCGGCGCTGCTATTGGGAAGGGCAGGCAAGCTGCTAAAAC AGAAATTGAGAAGTTGAAGTTATCTGAAATGACCTGTAGACAAGGGGTTATTGAAGTAGCCAAAAT AATTTACGGAGTACATGATGAGGCAAAGGACAAGGACTTTGAACTTGAAATGAGTTGGGTATGTGATGAGTCTAACCGCCAACATCAGAAG GTTCCTGATAATCTTTTAGAGGAAGCAAAGACTGCAGCTAAAGCTGCACTTGAAGAGATGGATGCAGATTAA
- the LOC107844048 gene encoding magnesium-protoporphyrin IX monomethyl ester [oxidative] cyclase, chloroplastic, protein MAAEMALVKPIAKFNTINTSISSRRLPFTVRMSATTSPPTSKPTKKAQKQGIKETLLTPRFYTTDFDEMETLFNTEINKNLNEAEFEALLQEFKTDYNQTHFVRNKEFKEAADKIQGPLRNIFVEFLERSCTAEFSGFLLYKELGRRLKKTNPVVAEIFSLMSRDEARHAGFLNKGLSDFNLALDLGFLTKARKYTFFKPKFIFYATYLSEKIGYWRYITIYRHLKSNPEFICYPIFKYFENWCQDENRHGDFFSALMKAQPQFLNDWKAKLWARFFCLSVYVTMYLNDCQRTDFYEGIGLNTKEFDMHVIIETNRTTARIFPAVLDVENPEFKRKLDRMVEINTKLIAVSESDDIPVVKNFKKIPLIGALASELLAAYLMEPIESGSVDFAEFEPQLTY, encoded by the exons ATGGCAGCAGAAATGGCTTTAGTAAAACCCATAGCCAAATTCAATACCATTAACACCAGCATTAGCAGCCGCAGACTGCCATTCACTGTTAGAATGTCAGCCACCACTAGTCCACCAACTTCAAAACCAACCAAGAAAGCTCAGAAACAAGGAATAAAAGAGACCCTTTTGACACCAAGGTTTTACACAactgattttgatgaaatggagaCCCTTTTCAACACTGAGATAAACAAGAACTTGAATGAGGCTGAGTTTGAAGCGCTGTTGCAGGAATTCAAGACTGATTATAATCAGACTCATTTTGTTAGGAACAAGGAGTTTAAAGAAGCTGCTGATAAAATTCAGGGACCTTTAAGGAACATCTTTGTCGAATTCTTGGAGAGGTCTTGCACTGCTGAGTTCTCTGGTTTTCTTCTCTACAAGGAACTTGGAAGGAGGCTCAAG AAAACTAATCCTGTCGTTGCGGAGATTTTCTCCCTCATGTCTAGGGATGAAGCTCGCCATGCTGG GTTTTTGAACAAGGGTTTGTCTGATTTCAATTTGGCGTTGGACTTGGGGTTCTTGACGAAAGCAAGAAAATACACTTTCTTCAAGCCAAAGTTCATCTTCTATGCAACTTACCTGTCTGAGAAAATTGGATACTGGAGGTACATTACCATAtacaggcatctcaagtccaaccctGAGTTCATATGTTATCCGATTTTCAAATACTTCGAGAACTGGTGCCAAGATGAGAACCGCCATGGTGATTTCTTCTCTGCTTTGATGAAAGCACAGCCTCAGTTTCTTAATGACTGGAAGGCAAAGTTGTGGGCTCGCTTCTTCTGTCTCTCG GTTTATGTCACAATGTACTTGAACGATTGCCAAAGAACAGATTTTTACGAAGGCATTGGGCTTAACACCAAAGAGTTTGACATGCATGTCATCATTGAG ACAAACCGCACAACTGCAAGGATTTTCCCTGCTGTCCTTGACGTTGAGAACCCAGAATTCAAGAGGAAGTTGGACAGGATGGTGGAGATTAACACAAAACTAATTGCTGTTAGTGAGAGTGATGACATTCCAGTGgtgaagaatttcaaaaagatccCTCTGATTGGAGCGCTGGCTTCTGAGTTATTGGCCGCATATCTCATGGAACCTATTGAGTCAGGTTCAGTTGATTTTGCAGAGTTTGAACCACAACTTACCTACTAA